Proteins from a genomic interval of Thunnus thynnus chromosome 5, fThuThy2.1, whole genome shotgun sequence:
- the LOC137183744 gene encoding mucin-2-like, whose amino-acid sequence MDFDDYLSETHQVVSCDVRYGLICRKENQKSRPFKCFNYKIRVCCEVCRTTTARTTTTTTTKSTTPTTVPPTTTEGPTTTEGPTTTTKSTSPTTGPTTTTKSTSPTTVPPTTTGGTTTKSTTLTPLPPTTTEGPTTTEGSTTTTKSTSPTTVPPTTTAGTTTKSTSPTPLPPTTTEGPTTTEGSTTTTKSTSPTAVPSTTTEGPTTTKGPTTTTKSTSPTTVPPTTTGGTTTTTKSTTPTPLPPTTTEGPTTTEEPTTTTKSTSPTTVPPTTTGGTTTTTKSTTLTPLPPTTTEGPTTTEGPTTTTKSTSPTTVPPTTTGGTTTTTKSTTPTPLPPTTTEGPTTTEGPTTTTKSTSPTTVSPTTTGGTTTTTKSTTLTPLPPTTTEGPTTTEGPTTTTKSTSPTAVPSTTTGQTTTTTKSTTLTPLPPTTTEGPTTTEGPTTTTKSTTLTPLPPTTTEGPTTTEGSTTTTKSTSPTTVPPTTTGGTTTTTKSTTPTPLPPTTTEGPTTTEGPTTTTKSTSPTTVPPTTTGGTTTTTKSTTLTPLPPTTTEGPTTTEGPTTTTKSTSPTAVPPSTTGQTTTTTKSTTLTPLPPTTTEGPTTTEGPTTTTKSTSPTTVPPTTTGGTTTTTKSTTLTPLPPTTTEGPTTTEGSTTTTKSTSPTTVPPTTTGGTTTKSTTPTPLPPTTTEGPTTTEGPTTTTKSTSPTTVPPTTTGGTTTKSTTPTPLPPTTTEGPTTTEGPTTTTKSTSPTTVPPTTTGGTTTTTKSTTPTPLPPTTTEGPTTTEGPTTTTKSTSPTTVPPTTTGGTTTTTKSTTLTPLPPTTTEGPTTTEGPTTTTKSTSPTTVPPTTTGGTTTTTKSTTPTPLPPTTTEGPTTTEGPTTTTKSTSPTTVPPTTTGGTTTTTKSTTLTPLPPTTTEGPTTTEGPTTTTKSTSPTAVTSTTTGRTTTTTKSTTLTPLPPTTTEGPTTTEGPTTTTKSTSPTAVPSTTTGQTTTTTKSTTLTPLPPTTTEGPTTTEGPTTTTKSTTLTPLPPTTTEGPTTTEGSTTTTKSISPTTVPPTTTGGTTTTTKSTTLTPLPPTTTEGPTTTEGPTTTTKSTSPTTVPPTTTGQTTTTTKSTTLTPLPPTTTESPTTTEGPTTTTKSTSPTTVPPTTTGGTTTTTKSTTPTPLPPTTTEGPTTTEGPTTTTKSTSPTTVPPTTTGGTTTTTKSTTLTPLPPTTTEGPTTTEGPTTTTKSTSPTTVPPTTTGGTTTTTKSTTPTPLPPTTTEGPTTTEGPTTTTKSTSPTTVPPTTTGGTTTTTKSTTLTPLPPTTTEGPTTTEGRTTTTKSTSPTTVPPTTTGGTTTTTKSTTLTPLPPTTTEGPTTTEGPTTTTKSTSPTAVPSTTTGSNHNRGANHDHKIYIPNYCTSYYNWWDNHNHKIYNPNRCTSYYN is encoded by the exons ATGGATTTCGATGACTATTTGAGTGAAACTCACCAAGTTGTTTCCTGTGATGTGAGATATGGCTTAATATGTAGAAAAGAGAACCAGAAAAGCCGTCCATTCAAGTGCTTCAACTATAAGATCAGAGTTTGTTGTGAGGTATGTCGAACCACAACCGCACGTACtaccacaaccacaaccacaaaatctacaaccCCGACCACCGTACCTCCTACTACGACTGAGGGGCCAACCACAACAGAGGGGCCAACCAcgaccacaaaatctacatccCCAACTACT GGGCCAACCAcgaccacaaaatctacatccCCAACTACTgtacctcctactacaactggtgggacaaccacaaaatctacaaccCTAACCCCTTTACCtccaactacaactgagggtcCAACCACAACAGAGGGGTCAACCAcgaccacaaaatctacatccCCAACTACTgtacctcctactacaactgctgggacaaccacaaaatctacaagCCCAACCCCTttacctcctactacaactgagggtccaaccacaacagaggggtcaaccacaaccacaaaatctacatctcCAACCGCCGTACCTTCTACTACAACTGAGGGTCCAACCACAACAAAGGGGCCAACCAcgaccacaaaatctacatccCCAACTACTgtacctcctactacaactggtgggacaaccacaaccacaaaatctacaacaCCAACCCCTttacctcctactacaactgagggtccaaccacaacagaggagccaaccacgaccacaaaatctacatccCCAACTACTgtacctcctactacaactggtgggacaaccacaaccacaaaatctacaaccCTAACCCCTttacctcctactacaactgagggTCCAACCACAACAGAGGGGCCAACCAcgaccacaaaatctacatccCCAACTACTgtacctcctactacaactggTGGGACgaccacaaccacaaaatctacaaccCCAACCCCTttacctcctactacaactgagggTCCAACCACAACAGAGGGGCCAACCAcgaccacaaaatctacatccCCAACTACTGTATCTCCTACTACAACTGGTgggacaaccacaaccacaaaatctacaaccCTAACCCCTttacctcctactacaactgagggTCCAACCACAACAGAGGGGCCAACCAcgaccacaaaatctacatctcCAACCGCCGTACCTTCTACTACAACTGGTcagacaaccacaaccacaaaatctacaaccCTAACCCCTttacctcctactacaactgagggTCCAACCACAACAGAGGGGCCAACCAcgaccacaaaatctacaaccCTAACCCCTTTACCtccaactacaactgagggtcCAACCACAACAGAGGGGTCAACCAcgaccacaaaatctacatccCCAACTACTgtacctcctactacaactggtgggacaaccacaaccacaaaatctacaaccCCAACCCCTCtacctcctactacaactgagggTCCAACCACAACAGAGGGGCCAACCAcgaccacaaaatctacatccCCAACCACTgtacctcctactacaactggtgggacaaccacaaccacaaaatctacaaccCTAACCCCTttacctcctactacaactgagggTCCAACCACAACAGAGGGGCCAACCAcgaccacaaaatctacatctcCAACCGCCGTACCTCCTAGTACAACTGGTcagacaaccacaaccacaaaatctacaaccCTAACCCCTttacctcctactacaactgagggTCCAACCACAACAGAGGGGCCAACCAcgaccacaaaatctacatccCCAACTACTgtacctcctactacaactggtgggacaaccacaaccacaaaatctacaaccCTAACGCCTTTACCtccaactacaactgagggtcCAACCACAACAGAGGGGTCAACCAcgaccacaaaatctacatccCCAACTACTgtacctcctactacaactggtgggacaaccacaaaatctacaaccCCAACCCCTttacctcctactacaactgagggTCCAACCACAACAGAGGGGCCAACgacaaccacaaaatctacatccCCAACTACTgtacctcctactacaactggtgggacaaccacaaaatctacaaccCCAACCCCTttacctcctactacaactgagggTCCAACCACAACAGAGGGGCCAACCAcgaccacaaaatctacatccCCAACTACTgtacctcctactacaactggtgggacaaccacaaccacaaaatctacaaccCCAACCCCTttacctcctactacaactgagggtccaaccacaacagaggggccaaccacaaccacaaaatctacatccCCAACTACTgtacctcctactacaactggtgggacaaccacaaccacaaaatctacaaccCTAACCCCTttacctcctactacaactgagggTCCAACCACAACAGAGGGGCCAACCAcgaccacaaaatctacatccCCAACTACTgtacctcctactacaactggtgggacaaccacaaccacaaaatctacaaccCCAACCCCTttacctcctactacaactgagggTCCAACCACAACAGAGGGGCCAACCAcgaccacaaaatctacatccCCAACTACTgtacctcctactacaactggtgggacaaccacaaccacaaaatctacaaccCTAACCCCTttacctcctactacaactgagggTCCAACCACAACAGAGGGGCCAACCAcgaccacaaaatctacatctcCAACCGCCGTAACTTCTACTACAACTGGTcggacaaccacaaccacaaaatctacaaccCTAACCCCTttacctcctactacaactgagggTCCAACCACAACAGAGGGGCCAACCAcgaccacaaaatctacatctcCAACCGCCGTACCTTCTACTACAACTGGTcagacaaccacaaccacaaaatctacaaccCTAACCCCTttacctcctactacaactgagggTCCAACCACAACAGAGGGGCCAACCAcgaccacaaaatctacaaccCTAACCCCTTTACCtccaactacaactgagggtcCAACCACAACAGAGGGGTCAACCACGACCACAAAATCTATATCCCCAACTACTgtacctcctactacaactggtgggacaaccacaaccacaaaatctacaaccCTAACCCCTttacctcctactacaactgagggTCCAACCACAACAGAGGGGCCAACCAcgaccacaaaatctacatccCCAACTACTgtacctcctactacaactggtcagacaaccacaaccacaaaatctacaaccCTAACCCCTttacctcctactacaactgagAGTCCAACCACAACAGAGGGGCCAACCAcgaccacaaaatctacatccCCAACTACTgtacctcctactacaactggtgggacaaccacaaccacaaaatctacaacaCCAACCCCTttacctcctactacaactgagggtccaaccacaacagaggggccaaccacaaccacaaaatctacatccCCAACTACTgtacctcctactacaactggtgggacaaccacaaccacaaaatctacaaccCTAACCCCTttacctcctactacaactgagggTCCAACCACAACAGAGGGGCCAACCAcgaccacaaaatctacatccCCAACTACTgtacctcctactacaactggtgggacaaccacaaccacaaaatctacaacaCCAACCCCTttacctcctactacaactgagggtccaaccacaacagaggggccaaccacaaccacaaaatctacatccCCAACTACTgtacctcctactacaactggtgggacaaccacaaccacaaaatctacaaccCTAACCCCTttacctcctactacaactgagggtccaaccacaacagaggggcgaaccacaaccacaaaatctacatccCCAACTACTgtacctcctactacaactggtgggacaaccacaaccacaaaatctacaaccCTAACCCCTttacctcctactacaactgagggTCCAACCACAACAGAGGGGCCAACCAcgaccacaaaatctacatctcCAACCGCCGTACCTTCTACTACAACTG ggTCCAACCACAACAGAGGGGCCAACCAcgaccacaaaatctacatccCCAACTACTgtacctcctactacaactggtgggacaaccacaaccacaaaatctacaaccCCAACCGCTgtacctcctactacaactga
- the LOC137183745 gene encoding mucin-2-like codes for MTWKLVWLCVLALSVSNVINIQARRVRNHVSSICSTWGREHFKTFDGDVYQFPGMCEYNLASDCHDSYQEFSVHMKRKENDGDATVSYVVVTINDLSFHLTKSQVTVNDHLVKMPYYNAGVQVEKNAVYIKLQSKVGITVMWNGDDAVMVEVDQDYANRTCGLCGDFNGVSVYNEFIHNGLKISPIEFGNKQKAHRPNDDCEDPYEQEDESPEKQTVRDSCKEFQTTCKQMLHSESWSSCTKLINPEPYIQACVQDMCGCINSTNDLCVCSTLSEFSRQCSHAGGQPPNWRTPQFCAKQCPSNMVYEESGSPCMDTCTHSDTSSLCEDHKMDGCFCPPGTVFDDISMRGCIAQSECQCKHDKIYNSGDVYRQGRKNCTCSEGRWVCESLQIPATCAVEEGSHVTTFDGKTFTFHGDCYYTLAKVENKNDAGPKFTILVQLAPCANQEFDTCLKALKILLNNDRNNVLMFTSDGAVKQNMQTISLPYHSGDINIFHASSFHILLQTSFGLQIQIQHVPVMQVYVSLDQSYKSKTRGLCGNYNMILSDDMKTPQGIVEGTAATFSNSWKTNLMCQDREERLDDPCSLSVENEGYAKHWCALLISPNSTFTQCHSEVDPEMYYKRCIYATCNCEKSEACLCAVLSSYARACASKGVFLTNWRDNVCDKYTRSCPASQTFSYKHQRCQLTCRSLGSEQQSCTSDFLPVDGCSCSEGLYLNENGKCVPMAKCPCYHNEVYIKPGKSINMKDKHCVCTNGKLHCRSWGPHSSTCPSSKVFFNCSTAGKGELGLQCARTCLNLDSDDCDSTECKSGCRCPLGLVDDGKGSCVKEHECPCQHDGHLYMRGTQIPKKCNTCTCKSGKWECTEKKCSGTCIIYGSGHYTTFDQQTYGFQGHCAYVAVKNKCGNKTVQDNFGVITENVPCGTTGTTCSKTVRIQLGRKEVKLSKGKYEETDLGYGSQIQYKIRRVGLYLVIESAIGLAVMWDRKTTVRILLEPQHREEVCGLCGDFDGDGQNDFTTQGQLTVSNPLEFANSWKVSSTCPDVEANVDPCGATPNRHHWAKMMCSIITGDTFKNCRNKVDPRPFYDNCVKDSCACDTGGDCECFCSAVAAYAQACNEAGVCVAWRTPEICPVFCDYYNDPGECKWHYNPCHTPCYKTCLNPQGICSNPIPNLEGCYPECPVDKPIFDEKKQKCVEECANHNHRIYDPANRTSIYNSRTNNNHNDKIYNFANNSIDYFCHYSVYSNM; via the exons ATGACGTGGAAATTAGTGTGGTTGTGTGTACTTGCTTTGTCTGTTTCTAATGTCATCAATATTCAAGCCAGACGGG TTCGCAACCATGTCAGCAGCATCTGCAGCACATGGGGCAGAGAGCACTTCAAGACCTTTGACGGTGATGTTTACCAGTTTCCTGGTATGTGTGAATACAACTTGGCCTCTGACTGCCATGACTCTTACCAGGAGTTCTCGGTGCAcatgaagaggaaggagaatGATGGAGACGCTACAGTCAGTTATGTGGTGGTTACCATCAATGACCTTTCTTTCCACCTCACCAAGAGCCAGGTCACTGTGAATGACCATCT tgTCAAGATGCCATACTACAATGCTGGGgtacaagtggaaaaaaatgctgtttacatcAAGCTCCAGTCCAAAGTTGGCATTACTGTCATGTGGAATGGTGATGATGCAGTCATG GTAGAGGTGGATCAGGATTATGCTAATCGTACTTGTGGACTTTGTGGAGACTTCAATGGTGTTTCTGTCTACAATGAGTTCATTCATAATG GCCTCAAAATTAGCCCCATTGAGTTTGGCAACAAACAGAAAGCCCACCGTCCAAACGATGATTGTGAGGACCCCTATGAACAGGAGGATGAATCACCAGAGAAACAGACTGTGCGGGATTCTTGCAAGGAGTTT CAAACCACCTGTAAACAGATGCTACATTCAGAGTCCTGGAGCTCCTGCACCAAACTGATTAACCCTGAGCCTTACATCCAAGCCTGTGTGCAGGACATGTGTGGCTGCATCAACAGTACAAATGACTTATGTGTCTGCAGCACACTGTCTGAGTTCTCTAGACAGTGTTCCCATGCTGGAGGACAGCCTCCCAACTGGAGGACACCTCAGTTCTGTG CTAAACAGTGCCCGTCCAACATGGTTTATGAAGAGAGTGGTTCTCCTTGCATGGATACTTGCACACACTCGGACACAAGTTCACTGTGTGAGGATCACAAAATGGACGGCTGCTTTTGTCCTCCTG GAACTGTGTTTGATGATATTTCCATGAGAGGGTGCATTGCTCAATCTGAATGTCAGTGCAAGCATGACAAAATCTATAACTCTGGTGACGTCTACCGACAGGGCAGAAAGAATTG tACATGTTCTGAAGGAAGATGGGTTTGTGAGAGCCTTCAAATACCTGCCACATGTGCTGTTGAAGAGGGTTCACATGTAACTACCTTTGATGGGAAAACTTTCACCTTCCATGGAGACTGTTATTACACCTTGGCCAAGGTGGAAAACAAG AATGATGCTGGTCCAAAGTTCACCATCCTGGTACAGTTGGCACCATGTGCAAACCAAGAGTTTGACACTTGTCTTAAGGCCCTTAAAATCCTGCTGAACAATGACAGAAACAAT GTATTAATGTTCACTTCTGATGGGGCAGTAAAGCAGAATATGCAGACCATTAGTTTGCCGTACCACTCAG GTGACATCAACATATTCCACGCTTCATCCTTTCACATTTTGCTCCAGACAAGTTTTGGATTGCAAATTCAAATCCAGCATGTACCTGTCATGCAAGTGTATGTCAGCCTGGACCAGAGCTACAAATCAAAGACACGTG GTTTGTGTGGTAACTACAACATGATCCTGTCTGATGACATGAAGACTCCTCAGGGGATTGTGGAGGGAACAGCAGCCACTTTTAGTAACTCCTGGAAAACTAACCTCATGTGccaagacagagaggaaagactTGATGACCCCTGTTCCCTCAGTGTGGAAAATG AGGGATACGCCAAACATTGGTGCGCCTTGCTAATAAGTCCAAATAGTACCTTCACGCAGTGCCATTCAGAGGTGGATCCTGAGATGTATTACAAG CGGTGTATTTATGCAACCTGTAACTGCGAGAAGAGTGAGGCCTGCCTGTGTGCCGTCTTGTCCTCCTATGCACGAGCTTGTGCATCTAAGGGAGTGTTCTTGACAAATTGGAGAGACAATGTGTGTG ATAAATACACAAGGAGCTGCCCAGCATCTCAGACCTTCTCTTACAAGCATCAGAGATGCCAGTTGACGTGTAGATCACTGggctcagagcagcagagctgcACTTCTGACTTCTTGCCTGTGGATGGCTGCTCCTGCTCTGAGGGTCTCTACCTAAATGAAAATGGCAAATGCGTCCCCATGGCAAAATGTCCCTGCTACCACAACGAAGTCTACATCAAGCCAGGAAAGTCCATAAACATGAAGGACAAGCACTG TGTGTGCACTAATGGAAAGCTTCATTGCCGTTCTTGGGGACCCCACTCATCaa CATGCCCCTCTTCGAAAGTGTTCTTCAACTGCTCCACTGCTGGCAAAGGAGAGCTTGGACTACAGTGTGCTCGAACTTGTTTAAATCTGGACAGCGATGATTGT GACTCCACAGAGTGTAAATCAGGCTGTCGCTGTCCATTAGGCCTTGTTGATGATGGCAAAGGTTCCTGTGTGAAAGAACATGAATGTCCATGTCAGCATGATGGGCATCTCTATATGCGTGGAACACAAATTCCTAAGAAGTGCAACACCTG TACCTGCAAAAGTGGAAAATGGGAGTGCACCGAGAAAAAATGCTCAGGAACCTGCATTATTTACGGAAGTGGTCATTACACTACATTTGATCAACAAACATATGGGTTTCAAGGACATTGTGCCTATGTTGCTGTCAAG aACAAATGTGGCAATAAAACAGTGCAGGACAACTTTGGAGTTATCACAGAAAATGTACCATGCGGCACTACTGGCACCACATGCTCCAAAACTGTCCGAATCCAACTGGGG CGAAAGGAAGTTAAACTGTCAAAGGGTAAATATGAAGAGACGGACCTGGGATATGGCAGTCAGATTCAGTACAAAATAAGAAGGGTTGGCTTGTATCTGGTCATAGAATCTGCCATTGGTCTGGCAGTGATGTGGGATCGCAAAACAACTGTTCGCATCCTGTTGGAACCACAGCACAGG GAAGAGGTATGTGGCTTGTGTGGAGATTTTGATGGTGATGGACAGAATGACTTTACCACCCAAGGTCAGCTGACAGTGAGCAATCCGTTAGAATTTGCTAACAGCTGGAAAGTGTCCAGCACTTGCCCAGATGTGGAAGCGAATGTAGATCCTTGTGGAGCAACACCCAATCGACATCACTGGGCAAAAATGATGTGCAGCATTATAACTGGAGATACGTTCAAAAACTGCCGCAATAAG GTAGATCCTCGTCCATTTTATGATAACTGTGTGAAAGATTCCTGTGCCTGTGACACTGGAGGAGACTGTGAATGTTTCTGCTCAGCAGTTGCAGCTTATGCTCAAGCTTGTAATGAGGCTGGTGTCTGTGTTGCATGGAGAACTCCAGAAATCTGTC CTGTCTTTTGTGACTACTACAATGACCCGGGTGAATGCAAGTGGCACTACAATCCTTGTCACACACCTTGCTACAAGACCTGTTTGAATCCACAAGGAATTTGTAGCAACCCTATACCCAACCTGGAAG GCTGTTACCCTGAGTGCCCAGTGGATAAGCCCATATTTGAtgagaagaagcagaaatgtGTGGAGGAGT GTGCCAACCACAACCACAGAATCTATGACCCCGCCAACAGAACCTCCATCTACAACTCAAGGaccaacaacaaccacaacGACAAAATCTACAACTTCGCCAACAACTCAATCGACTACTTCTGCCACTACTCGGTGTACTCCAACATGTGA